One part of the Augochlora pura isolate Apur16 chromosome 3, APUR_v2.2.1, whole genome shotgun sequence genome encodes these proteins:
- the Chico gene encoding insulin receptor substrate 1 chico isoform X2: MSSGRGIVSPSGGPIVRCGHVKKLKTQKKKFFVLRDEAPGFPACLEYYDSKKKYESKQPPKRSILLDSCFNINKRVDTKHKHVIALYTKDECFCLMLENEKELHEWLKDMLLLQSGDVPEGEQPRPIFEHVWQVTMQKKGLGERKNILGPYRLCLTDRKLSLVKIGESDSSDTLDFPLVCIRRCGHMDRIFYMEVGRSAVTGGGELWMEAEDNNITQNMHAAILNAMTNSRIDKDDVGPQQRMRSSSATEATKPIFVQRRHAGQKFHNFSLLEEHRTHKEQVEAVQEQEQSNQTQSTSSCNTVTAVAGTGAGTAGIASTNTNCATTTRRRHSVASHPNILNNSQSIHVTTTTTTTTTTTSITITTTATVTTTTTTATISHQRTLSLPLAAVIINQMQSSKRSVLRCPNGRDRCDSLPSRARTTSESHPTTILSHPRNTHFVPHILRPHSMCGGRPLSYSPPINSMPISPASVACSTDSAGSSLSMDDGGESALEESTVSRYGHSLTPDEPVILEENGDDYAAWSISHSHNKYSPNFKSHSPSQSSYIDMYSPCGSSPGRSGAYMQMSSGTGHSHSRASSLVEESSTLPEGYVPMAPVGNNGYVDMDPSHSHNGHFPDDMSQHGGSPCSVTSGTPSTDLRFSEYHLDKVSSFLPPGDDLTRPVRAYSIGSRPEPLNRHRKNRLDITQQEASRVRAFSVGSRSKKPEIGRFANIINAAMSAGSDNTSSSKSNSAPLLSSSWGHNSGCSVNSERMEDLMELDFTKPSISTTLNSSPSSYSQSQSRSYSYSTANDTSSYVDMSPGQPPSSNMAPYVDMSRINKINRNNNNNTITANQNHSHIHISSSASTHKPIITTLKPVEEAEAPYVRMDGAVEDWSQCNTSPKQISSPMQEECVQSNGPPGVTRTAPVDLPRRPHVDYVDMNFKSRTILEQDYMNMDMSNRNNRKATRTDIRKEKLRSQPIAIQAGNKPLKTPNFLPLNGSPESESLASTPASPPRATPTGSSATIFPFSLNSPQSPEKSFGYQKNNEESSALTMTSKSDRAIVESANRVNSVSVTEGNSLSKVINDRPTSPTGKDNRVISNLLSSQENMLNSLMKNFADLTVSKPRLITASPNTSPTLSGFKTTETTEKQPTSPKIPEETPTPTPTATSSPLENENVDKLQSDATNLHYASLDLPETGSVAPVSPATQDSFNYAEIDFQKLKPN; this comes from the exons ATGTCTTCGGGCAGGGGTATAGTCTCCCCTTCAGGAGGTCCCATTGTTCGCTGCGGACatgtaaagaaattaaaaacccAAAAGAAGAAATTCTTCGTTCTAAGAGACGAGGCGCCAGGATTCCCTGCTTGCCTCGAATATTATGATAGCAAAAAGAAGTACGAGAGCAAGCAACCGCCGAAGCGTAGCATCTTGCTAGACAGCTgctttaatatcaataaacgCGTGGACACCAAACATAAGCACGTTATCGCGTTGTACACGAAAGACGAATGCTTCTGCTTGATGCTCGAGAACGAAAAAGAGCTGCACGAATGGCTAAAGGACATGCTTTTACTTCAGAGCGGAGATGTGCCCGAAGGAGAGCAACCTCGGCCTATATTTG aacaTGTATGGCAAGTTACAATGCAGAAAAAAGGACTTGGTGAACGAAAGAATATTCTTGGTCCCTATAGGCTATGTTTAACTGATCGCAAATTAAGTCTGGTGAAAATTGGGGAATCGGATAGTTCAGATACTCTTGATTTTCCT cTGGTTTGCATCAGACGATGCGGGCATATGGATCGTATCTTCTATATGGAAGTAGGTCGTTCAGCAGTTACCGGTGGTGGAGAATTGTGGATGGAGGCTGAAGACAACAACATTACACAAAATATGCATGCTGCTATCCTGAATGCTATGACTAATTCTAGAATCGACAAAGATGATGTGGGACCACAGCAAAGGATGCGTAGTTCTTCAGCAACTGAGGCCACAAAACCAATCTTTGTCCAACGGCGTCATGCTGGGCAAAAATTCCATAATTTTTCTCTCCTAG AGGAACACAGGACGCACAAGGAGCAGGTGGAAGCAGTCCAAGAACAGGAGCAGTCTAATCAGACTCAGAGTACCTCTTCTTGCAATACAGTCACGG CCGTTGCTGGTACCGGGGCTGGAACTGCTGGGATTGCCTCGACTAATACCAACTGTGCCACTACCACTAGACGTCGTCATTCGGTAGCGAGTCATCCCAATATCCTGAATAATTCCCAATCCATTCATGTTACGACAACGACTACAACTACAACAACAACCACCTCTATCACCATCACTACGACCGCTACCGTGACCACCACAACCACAACCGCGACAATATCCCATCAGAGAACCCTGTCGCTGCCCCTAGCCGCCGTTATTATCAATCAAATGCAATCATCTAAAAGATCAGTTTTACGct GTCCGAACGGGCGCGACAGATGCGACAGTTTGCCATCGAGGGCTCGCACCACCAGCGAAAGTCATCCTACGACGATACTGAGTCATCCTAGGAATACTCACTTCGTACCTCACATATTGAGACCCCATTCGATGTGCGGGGGAAGACCCCTTTCCTATTCACCACCGATCAATTCGATGCCTATCAGTCCCGCTTCCGTAGCCTGTTCCACGGATTCTGCGGGATCGTCCCTTTCGATGGACGATGGTGGTGAAAGCGCTTTAGAAGAGAGCACGGTATCGAGATATGGACACTCGTTAACACCTGACGAGCCGGTCATATTAGAGGAGAACGGCGACGATTATGCCGCCTGGTCCATATCGCACtcgcataataaatattcgccGAACTTTAAATCTCATTCTCCTTCCCAG AGTTCCTATATAGATATGTACAGTCCTTGTGGATCGAGTCCTGGCCGCAGCGGAGCCTACATGCAAATGAGTTCAGGAACAGGACACTCGCATTCACGAGCCTCATCCTTAGTTGAGGAGAGTAGCACTTTACCAGAGGGTTATGTACCTATGGCGCCCGTTGGCAACAACGGATACGTCGATATGGATCCTTCGCATAGTCATAACGGCCATTTTCCTGATGATATGTCACAACACGGTGGCAGTCCTTGTTCTGTCACTTCTGGTACACCCAGCACGGACTTACGATTCTCCGAATATCATTTGGATAAAGTGTCGAGTTTTCTACCTCCTGGGGACGACTTAACTAGACCAGTTAGAGCCTATTCCATCGGTTCTCGACCGGAACCTTTAAATAGGCACCGTAAAAATAG GTTGGATATTACTCAACAAGAAGCGAGTCGAGTGAGAGCATTCTCTGTAGGCAGTAGGTCGAAGAAACCTGAGATTGGAAGGTTTGCGAATATAATAAACGCAGCAATGTCAGCTGGCTCTGATAACACAAGTTCCAGCAAGTCGAATTCAGCACCACTGCTGTCTAGCTCTTGGGGACATAACTCTGGTTGTTCTGTAAATTCGGAGCGTATGGAGGATTTGATGGAATTGGACTTCACCAAGCCTAGTATTTCTACGACTTTGAATTCATCACCTTCGTCATATTCGCAGTCACAATCACGGTCATATTCTTATTCTACTGCCAATGACACCAGTTCCTATGTTGATATGTCTCCTGGACAACCGCCCTCATCGAACATGGCTCCTTATGTCGATATGAGCCGCATAAATAAG ATCAAtcgtaataacaataataatacaatcacTGCCAATCAAAATCATAGTCACATACATATATCATCTTCTGCTTCTACACATAAACCTATAATTACTACTTTGAAGCCGGTGGAGGAAGCAGAAGCGCCATATGTAAGAATGGATGGAGCAGTCGAAGATTGGTCCCAATGCAACACAAGTCCTAAACAAATTTCGTCACCCATGCAAGAAGAATGCGTGCAATCAAATGGACCACCAG GCGTGACCAGAACTGCACCGGTTGATCTTCCACGGCGGCCACATGTCGATTATGTtgatatgaattttaaatcaaGAACAATTCTAGAACAAGATTACATGAACATGGACATGAGTAATCGAAACAATCGCAAAGCAACACGGACAGATATTCGTAAGGAAAAGTTACGTTCCCAACCGATTGCGATTCAAGCGGGAAACAAACCTTTAAAAACACCTAATTTCTTACCCTTGAATGGAAGTCCGGAATCAGAAAGTTTAGCGAGTACGCCTGCGTCGCCTCCGCGGGCTACTCCAACAGGTTCCTCAGCAACGATCTTCCCATTCTCTCTGAATAGTCCCCAGTCACCCGAAAAGTCTTTTGGTTATCAAAAAAATAACGAGGAATCTTCGGCATTGACTATGACTAGCAAAAGCGATCGAGCGATTGTAGAATCAGCGAATAGGGTGAATTCTGTTTCGGTGACCGAAGGAAACAGTTTGTCGAAAGTAATCAACGATAGACCGACTAGTCCAACAGGAAAGGATAACCGAGTGATATCGAATCTGTTATCGTCACAAGAGAATATGTTGAACTCTCTAATGAAAAACTTCGCCGATTTGACCGTGTCGAAGCCTCGTTTGATAACCGCGTCTCCTAACACCAGTCCCACGTTATCTGGGTTCAAAACAACAGAAACCACAGAAAAGCAGCCGACGTCGCCGAAAATTCCGGAAGAAACACCGACACCTACACCTACGGCTACGTCGAGTCCATTAGAGAATGAAAATGTTGATAAACTACAGTCTGATGCAACAAATTTGCACTACGCTAGCCTTGATCTTCCTGAGACAGGAAGCGTGGCGCCAGTATCGCCAGCTACTCAAGACAGCTTCAATTATGCTGAAATCGACTTCCAGAAACTTAAGCCAAATTAA
- the Chico gene encoding insulin receptor substrate 1 chico isoform X4, whose translation MSSGRGIVSPSGGPIVRCGHVKKLKTQKKKFFVLRDEAPGFPACLEYYDSKKKYESKQPPKRSILLDSCFNINKRVDTKHKHVIALYTKDECFCLMLENEKELHEWLKDMLLLQSGDVPEGEQPRPIFEHVWQVTMQKKGLGERKNILGPYRLCLTDRKLSLVKIGESDSSDTLDFPLVCIRRCGHMDRIFYMEVGRSAVTGGGELWMEAEDNNITQNMHAAILNAMTNSRIDKDDVGPQQRMRSSSATEATKPIFVQRRHAGQKFHNFSLLEEHRTHKEQVEAVQEQEQSNQTQSTSSCNTVTGPNGRDRCDSLPSRARTTSESHPTTILSHPRNTHFVPHILRPHSMCGGRPLSYSPPINSMPISPASVACSTDSAGSSLSMDDGGESALEESTVSRYGHSLTPDEPVILEENGDDYAAWSISHSHNKYSPNFKSHSPSQQSSYIDMYSPCGSSPGRSGAYMQMSSGTGHSHSRASSLVEESSTLPEGYVPMAPVGNNGYVDMDPSHSHNGHFPDDMSQHGGSPCSVTSGTPSTDLRFSEYHLDKVSSFLPPGDDLTRPVRAYSIGSRPEPLNRHRKNRLDITQQEASRVRAFSVGSRSKKPEIGRFANIINAAMSAGSDNTSSSKSNSAPLLSSSWGHNSGCSVNSERMEDLMELDFTKPSISTTLNSSPSSYSQSQSRSYSYSTANDTSSYVDMSPGQPPSSNMAPYVDMSRINKINRNNNNNTITANQNHSHIHISSSASTHKPIITTLKPVEEAEAPYVRMDGAVEDWSQCNTSPKQISSPMQEECVQSNGPPGVTRTAPVDLPRRPHVDYVDMNFKSRTILEQDYMNMDMSNRNNRKATRTDIRKEKLRSQPIAIQAGNKPLKTPNFLPLNGSPESESLASTPASPPRATPTGSSATIFPFSLNSPQSPEKSFGYQKNNEESSALTMTSKSDRAIVESANRVNSVSVTEGNSLSKVINDRPTSPTGKDNRVISNLLSSQENMLNSLMKNFADLTVSKPRLITASPNTSPTLSGFKTTETTEKQPTSPKIPEETPTPTPTATSSPLENENVDKLQSDATNLHYASLDLPETGSVAPVSPATQDSFNYAEIDFQKLKPN comes from the exons ATGTCTTCGGGCAGGGGTATAGTCTCCCCTTCAGGAGGTCCCATTGTTCGCTGCGGACatgtaaagaaattaaaaacccAAAAGAAGAAATTCTTCGTTCTAAGAGACGAGGCGCCAGGATTCCCTGCTTGCCTCGAATATTATGATAGCAAAAAGAAGTACGAGAGCAAGCAACCGCCGAAGCGTAGCATCTTGCTAGACAGCTgctttaatatcaataaacgCGTGGACACCAAACATAAGCACGTTATCGCGTTGTACACGAAAGACGAATGCTTCTGCTTGATGCTCGAGAACGAAAAAGAGCTGCACGAATGGCTAAAGGACATGCTTTTACTTCAGAGCGGAGATGTGCCCGAAGGAGAGCAACCTCGGCCTATATTTG aacaTGTATGGCAAGTTACAATGCAGAAAAAAGGACTTGGTGAACGAAAGAATATTCTTGGTCCCTATAGGCTATGTTTAACTGATCGCAAATTAAGTCTGGTGAAAATTGGGGAATCGGATAGTTCAGATACTCTTGATTTTCCT cTGGTTTGCATCAGACGATGCGGGCATATGGATCGTATCTTCTATATGGAAGTAGGTCGTTCAGCAGTTACCGGTGGTGGAGAATTGTGGATGGAGGCTGAAGACAACAACATTACACAAAATATGCATGCTGCTATCCTGAATGCTATGACTAATTCTAGAATCGACAAAGATGATGTGGGACCACAGCAAAGGATGCGTAGTTCTTCAGCAACTGAGGCCACAAAACCAATCTTTGTCCAACGGCGTCATGCTGGGCAAAAATTCCATAATTTTTCTCTCCTAG AGGAACACAGGACGCACAAGGAGCAGGTGGAAGCAGTCCAAGAACAGGAGCAGTCTAATCAGACTCAGAGTACCTCTTCTTGCAATACAGTCACGG GTCCGAACGGGCGCGACAGATGCGACAGTTTGCCATCGAGGGCTCGCACCACCAGCGAAAGTCATCCTACGACGATACTGAGTCATCCTAGGAATACTCACTTCGTACCTCACATATTGAGACCCCATTCGATGTGCGGGGGAAGACCCCTTTCCTATTCACCACCGATCAATTCGATGCCTATCAGTCCCGCTTCCGTAGCCTGTTCCACGGATTCTGCGGGATCGTCCCTTTCGATGGACGATGGTGGTGAAAGCGCTTTAGAAGAGAGCACGGTATCGAGATATGGACACTCGTTAACACCTGACGAGCCGGTCATATTAGAGGAGAACGGCGACGATTATGCCGCCTGGTCCATATCGCACtcgcataataaatattcgccGAACTTTAAATCTCATTCTCCTTCCCAG CAGAGTTCCTATATAGATATGTACAGTCCTTGTGGATCGAGTCCTGGCCGCAGCGGAGCCTACATGCAAATGAGTTCAGGAACAGGACACTCGCATTCACGAGCCTCATCCTTAGTTGAGGAGAGTAGCACTTTACCAGAGGGTTATGTACCTATGGCGCCCGTTGGCAACAACGGATACGTCGATATGGATCCTTCGCATAGTCATAACGGCCATTTTCCTGATGATATGTCACAACACGGTGGCAGTCCTTGTTCTGTCACTTCTGGTACACCCAGCACGGACTTACGATTCTCCGAATATCATTTGGATAAAGTGTCGAGTTTTCTACCTCCTGGGGACGACTTAACTAGACCAGTTAGAGCCTATTCCATCGGTTCTCGACCGGAACCTTTAAATAGGCACCGTAAAAATAG GTTGGATATTACTCAACAAGAAGCGAGTCGAGTGAGAGCATTCTCTGTAGGCAGTAGGTCGAAGAAACCTGAGATTGGAAGGTTTGCGAATATAATAAACGCAGCAATGTCAGCTGGCTCTGATAACACAAGTTCCAGCAAGTCGAATTCAGCACCACTGCTGTCTAGCTCTTGGGGACATAACTCTGGTTGTTCTGTAAATTCGGAGCGTATGGAGGATTTGATGGAATTGGACTTCACCAAGCCTAGTATTTCTACGACTTTGAATTCATCACCTTCGTCATATTCGCAGTCACAATCACGGTCATATTCTTATTCTACTGCCAATGACACCAGTTCCTATGTTGATATGTCTCCTGGACAACCGCCCTCATCGAACATGGCTCCTTATGTCGATATGAGCCGCATAAATAAG ATCAAtcgtaataacaataataatacaatcacTGCCAATCAAAATCATAGTCACATACATATATCATCTTCTGCTTCTACACATAAACCTATAATTACTACTTTGAAGCCGGTGGAGGAAGCAGAAGCGCCATATGTAAGAATGGATGGAGCAGTCGAAGATTGGTCCCAATGCAACACAAGTCCTAAACAAATTTCGTCACCCATGCAAGAAGAATGCGTGCAATCAAATGGACCACCAG GCGTGACCAGAACTGCACCGGTTGATCTTCCACGGCGGCCACATGTCGATTATGTtgatatgaattttaaatcaaGAACAATTCTAGAACAAGATTACATGAACATGGACATGAGTAATCGAAACAATCGCAAAGCAACACGGACAGATATTCGTAAGGAAAAGTTACGTTCCCAACCGATTGCGATTCAAGCGGGAAACAAACCTTTAAAAACACCTAATTTCTTACCCTTGAATGGAAGTCCGGAATCAGAAAGTTTAGCGAGTACGCCTGCGTCGCCTCCGCGGGCTACTCCAACAGGTTCCTCAGCAACGATCTTCCCATTCTCTCTGAATAGTCCCCAGTCACCCGAAAAGTCTTTTGGTTATCAAAAAAATAACGAGGAATCTTCGGCATTGACTATGACTAGCAAAAGCGATCGAGCGATTGTAGAATCAGCGAATAGGGTGAATTCTGTTTCGGTGACCGAAGGAAACAGTTTGTCGAAAGTAATCAACGATAGACCGACTAGTCCAACAGGAAAGGATAACCGAGTGATATCGAATCTGTTATCGTCACAAGAGAATATGTTGAACTCTCTAATGAAAAACTTCGCCGATTTGACCGTGTCGAAGCCTCGTTTGATAACCGCGTCTCCTAACACCAGTCCCACGTTATCTGGGTTCAAAACAACAGAAACCACAGAAAAGCAGCCGACGTCGCCGAAAATTCCGGAAGAAACACCGACACCTACACCTACGGCTACGTCGAGTCCATTAGAGAATGAAAATGTTGATAAACTACAGTCTGATGCAACAAATTTGCACTACGCTAGCCTTGATCTTCCTGAGACAGGAAGCGTGGCGCCAGTATCGCCAGCTACTCAAGACAGCTTCAATTATGCTGAAATCGACTTCCAGAAACTTAAGCCAAATTAA
- the Chico gene encoding insulin receptor substrate 1 chico isoform X5 codes for MSSGRGIVSPSGGPIVRCGHVKKLKTQKKKFFVLRDEAPGFPACLEYYDSKKKYESKQPPKRSILLDSCFNINKRVDTKHKHVIALYTKDECFCLMLENEKELHEWLKDMLLLQSGDVPEGEQPRPIFEHVWQVTMQKKGLGERKNILGPYRLCLTDRKLSLVKIGESDSSDTLDFPLVCIRRCGHMDRIFYMEVGRSAVTGGGELWMEAEDNNITQNMHAAILNAMTNSRIDKDDVGPQQRMRSSSATEATKPIFVQRRHAGQKFHNFSLLGPNGRDRCDSLPSRARTTSESHPTTILSHPRNTHFVPHILRPHSMCGGRPLSYSPPINSMPISPASVACSTDSAGSSLSMDDGGESALEESTVSRYGHSLTPDEPVILEENGDDYAAWSISHSHNKYSPNFKSHSPSQQSSYIDMYSPCGSSPGRSGAYMQMSSGTGHSHSRASSLVEESSTLPEGYVPMAPVGNNGYVDMDPSHSHNGHFPDDMSQHGGSPCSVTSGTPSTDLRFSEYHLDKVSSFLPPGDDLTRPVRAYSIGSRPEPLNRHRKNRLDITQQEASRVRAFSVGSRSKKPEIGRFANIINAAMSAGSDNTSSSKSNSAPLLSSSWGHNSGCSVNSERMEDLMELDFTKPSISTTLNSSPSSYSQSQSRSYSYSTANDTSSYVDMSPGQPPSSNMAPYVDMSRINKINRNNNNNTITANQNHSHIHISSSASTHKPIITTLKPVEEAEAPYVRMDGAVEDWSQCNTSPKQISSPMQEECVQSNGPPGVTRTAPVDLPRRPHVDYVDMNFKSRTILEQDYMNMDMSNRNNRKATRTDIRKEKLRSQPIAIQAGNKPLKTPNFLPLNGSPESESLASTPASPPRATPTGSSATIFPFSLNSPQSPEKSFGYQKNNEESSALTMTSKSDRAIVESANRVNSVSVTEGNSLSKVINDRPTSPTGKDNRVISNLLSSQENMLNSLMKNFADLTVSKPRLITASPNTSPTLSGFKTTETTEKQPTSPKIPEETPTPTPTATSSPLENENVDKLQSDATNLHYASLDLPETGSVAPVSPATQDSFNYAEIDFQKLKPN; via the exons ATGTCTTCGGGCAGGGGTATAGTCTCCCCTTCAGGAGGTCCCATTGTTCGCTGCGGACatgtaaagaaattaaaaacccAAAAGAAGAAATTCTTCGTTCTAAGAGACGAGGCGCCAGGATTCCCTGCTTGCCTCGAATATTATGATAGCAAAAAGAAGTACGAGAGCAAGCAACCGCCGAAGCGTAGCATCTTGCTAGACAGCTgctttaatatcaataaacgCGTGGACACCAAACATAAGCACGTTATCGCGTTGTACACGAAAGACGAATGCTTCTGCTTGATGCTCGAGAACGAAAAAGAGCTGCACGAATGGCTAAAGGACATGCTTTTACTTCAGAGCGGAGATGTGCCCGAAGGAGAGCAACCTCGGCCTATATTTG aacaTGTATGGCAAGTTACAATGCAGAAAAAAGGACTTGGTGAACGAAAGAATATTCTTGGTCCCTATAGGCTATGTTTAACTGATCGCAAATTAAGTCTGGTGAAAATTGGGGAATCGGATAGTTCAGATACTCTTGATTTTCCT cTGGTTTGCATCAGACGATGCGGGCATATGGATCGTATCTTCTATATGGAAGTAGGTCGTTCAGCAGTTACCGGTGGTGGAGAATTGTGGATGGAGGCTGAAGACAACAACATTACACAAAATATGCATGCTGCTATCCTGAATGCTATGACTAATTCTAGAATCGACAAAGATGATGTGGGACCACAGCAAAGGATGCGTAGTTCTTCAGCAACTGAGGCCACAAAACCAATCTTTGTCCAACGGCGTCATGCTGGGCAAAAATTCCATAATTTTTCTCTCCTAG GTCCGAACGGGCGCGACAGATGCGACAGTTTGCCATCGAGGGCTCGCACCACCAGCGAAAGTCATCCTACGACGATACTGAGTCATCCTAGGAATACTCACTTCGTACCTCACATATTGAGACCCCATTCGATGTGCGGGGGAAGACCCCTTTCCTATTCACCACCGATCAATTCGATGCCTATCAGTCCCGCTTCCGTAGCCTGTTCCACGGATTCTGCGGGATCGTCCCTTTCGATGGACGATGGTGGTGAAAGCGCTTTAGAAGAGAGCACGGTATCGAGATATGGACACTCGTTAACACCTGACGAGCCGGTCATATTAGAGGAGAACGGCGACGATTATGCCGCCTGGTCCATATCGCACtcgcataataaatattcgccGAACTTTAAATCTCATTCTCCTTCCCAG CAGAGTTCCTATATAGATATGTACAGTCCTTGTGGATCGAGTCCTGGCCGCAGCGGAGCCTACATGCAAATGAGTTCAGGAACAGGACACTCGCATTCACGAGCCTCATCCTTAGTTGAGGAGAGTAGCACTTTACCAGAGGGTTATGTACCTATGGCGCCCGTTGGCAACAACGGATACGTCGATATGGATCCTTCGCATAGTCATAACGGCCATTTTCCTGATGATATGTCACAACACGGTGGCAGTCCTTGTTCTGTCACTTCTGGTACACCCAGCACGGACTTACGATTCTCCGAATATCATTTGGATAAAGTGTCGAGTTTTCTACCTCCTGGGGACGACTTAACTAGACCAGTTAGAGCCTATTCCATCGGTTCTCGACCGGAACCTTTAAATAGGCACCGTAAAAATAG GTTGGATATTACTCAACAAGAAGCGAGTCGAGTGAGAGCATTCTCTGTAGGCAGTAGGTCGAAGAAACCTGAGATTGGAAGGTTTGCGAATATAATAAACGCAGCAATGTCAGCTGGCTCTGATAACACAAGTTCCAGCAAGTCGAATTCAGCACCACTGCTGTCTAGCTCTTGGGGACATAACTCTGGTTGTTCTGTAAATTCGGAGCGTATGGAGGATTTGATGGAATTGGACTTCACCAAGCCTAGTATTTCTACGACTTTGAATTCATCACCTTCGTCATATTCGCAGTCACAATCACGGTCATATTCTTATTCTACTGCCAATGACACCAGTTCCTATGTTGATATGTCTCCTGGACAACCGCCCTCATCGAACATGGCTCCTTATGTCGATATGAGCCGCATAAATAAG ATCAAtcgtaataacaataataatacaatcacTGCCAATCAAAATCATAGTCACATACATATATCATCTTCTGCTTCTACACATAAACCTATAATTACTACTTTGAAGCCGGTGGAGGAAGCAGAAGCGCCATATGTAAGAATGGATGGAGCAGTCGAAGATTGGTCCCAATGCAACACAAGTCCTAAACAAATTTCGTCACCCATGCAAGAAGAATGCGTGCAATCAAATGGACCACCAG GCGTGACCAGAACTGCACCGGTTGATCTTCCACGGCGGCCACATGTCGATTATGTtgatatgaattttaaatcaaGAACAATTCTAGAACAAGATTACATGAACATGGACATGAGTAATCGAAACAATCGCAAAGCAACACGGACAGATATTCGTAAGGAAAAGTTACGTTCCCAACCGATTGCGATTCAAGCGGGAAACAAACCTTTAAAAACACCTAATTTCTTACCCTTGAATGGAAGTCCGGAATCAGAAAGTTTAGCGAGTACGCCTGCGTCGCCTCCGCGGGCTACTCCAACAGGTTCCTCAGCAACGATCTTCCCATTCTCTCTGAATAGTCCCCAGTCACCCGAAAAGTCTTTTGGTTATCAAAAAAATAACGAGGAATCTTCGGCATTGACTATGACTAGCAAAAGCGATCGAGCGATTGTAGAATCAGCGAATAGGGTGAATTCTGTTTCGGTGACCGAAGGAAACAGTTTGTCGAAAGTAATCAACGATAGACCGACTAGTCCAACAGGAAAGGATAACCGAGTGATATCGAATCTGTTATCGTCACAAGAGAATATGTTGAACTCTCTAATGAAAAACTTCGCCGATTTGACCGTGTCGAAGCCTCGTTTGATAACCGCGTCTCCTAACACCAGTCCCACGTTATCTGGGTTCAAAACAACAGAAACCACAGAAAAGCAGCCGACGTCGCCGAAAATTCCGGAAGAAACACCGACACCTACACCTACGGCTACGTCGAGTCCATTAGAGAATGAAAATGTTGATAAACTACAGTCTGATGCAACAAATTTGCACTACGCTAGCCTTGATCTTCCTGAGACAGGAAGCGTGGCGCCAGTATCGCCAGCTACTCAAGACAGCTTCAATTATGCTGAAATCGACTTCCAGAAACTTAAGCCAAATTAA